In the Aquimarina spinulae genome, AACCATAAAATAGTTAGACTGCTTTCTATAGTTTCATTTATTATTTTACTATTTTGATTATTAATGGTCTCTAACTGAAGATACTCCTTTATGTTTCCTAAAAATATCATATAAAGTAAATTATGGTAATTCTGTTTCTTTTGTACCTTCTTTAATAAACGAATTAGTTAATTCTGATTTATTTTGTGCTTTTCTGGTAAACAAATATATCCAAAATATCCTGGCATATTTATAATTTGTAGTGCTCAATAATACAGCACTCACAGATAAAATAATAAAGAAGTGAACTGGTCTTGTTACAAAAAAACTACTTAACAAATAAATTACAATCCCTTCGGCAACGGTTAGACCATAACTCACATACATTGCTCCATAAAAGTAACCAGGTTCAATCAAAAATTTATGATTACAACATGGACATTTCTCATTCATTTTAGGTAATCGCAATGTAAACAATCCTCTTTTTTTAATAAAAACATCTCCTTCTTCACACTTTGAACATTTTCCCTTTAGGATATTTATCACGGTTTTCATAAAAACTATTCTTTTTACTGCAAAATATGGACATTTTGATATTTTTATATTTCATTATTTACACTTTTATTTGTATAATTAAGACATTTATTACACTCTATGAATCTTCCTATTTTAGATATTACGCAATTTCACGATACCGGAAGTGTTGAAAATTTTTATGCAAATGACTTTGCAACTCATCTATTAAATAATCGAGATATCATATCTCATCCGCACAAGCATAATTTTTATCTTTCTGTTTTGTTTATTGAAGGAACTGGAGTTCACGAAATTGATTTTGAATCGTATCCAATTAAACCCGGTAGTGTTTTTCTTTTGAGGCCTGGTCAGACTCATTTTTGGAAATTTAATACAAAAGGAAAAGGGTATATTATTTTTCATTCTAAGGAATTTTACGAAACCAGAGGGCAGAATAAAAACCTTTCTATTTTTCCGTTTTTTTTCTCAAATCAAAACTCTCCCTGTATCTATCTGGATAAAAAGACACAGACATTGATTGAACCTCTTTTCATTTCTATTTTAAATGAATCTCGATCTAATGCATTATTAAAAAAACAAAAACTAGTTAACCTTATTGATCTCATTTATATAGAATTATCACGTCTTGTTCTAAAGGACAATTTTGAGGACCTGGTAAATTCTAAAAATCTTACGATGAAACTACATAAGTTTGAGCAATTGATAGAAGAAAAATATAAGAGAGAAAAATCTGCTATTGCCTATGCAGAATCCATGAATATAAGTGTGAAACACCTAAATCGAATATGCAAAGAGACCATCGGAAAAACGACAACAGATCTTATTTTAGAAAGAGTTATTCTGGAAGCTAAAAGACAAATTCTATACTCAGAAAATAATCTAACAGAGATCGCCTGGGATTTAGGATATGATGACTATTCTCATTTTTCAAAATTATTTAAACAAAAAAGCGGTATATCTCCTTCTCAATTTCAAAAAATGTATCTAAAAAAAACTTAAGTTTTTATTCTTGCATCACATTTCGATTTTTTGCTCAAATATTTCCGGTCGTATGATTTATTTATGAATAAGTTACTATTTTTGCATTGCAAATCCCTACTATGAAATACACTAAATTACTGCTAATCTGCATTTTATTAACCTCTACATTCTCTATTTACGCTCAGGATTCTAATGACATGCAAGATTCTCAAAATGTTGGAGATACACTAGACACTAAGTCCGAAATGACCACCTGGCAAATGATCAAGCATGATGGTATGTCTGTATATGGTGGTGTAAAACATGTTTATACAGGTCCATTAAGATGGAAAGGAAAAGACTGGCTAACCTTTGGTGGAGTTATCGCCGGGAATGCTATTCTTTTGGCAGTAGACGAGCCTGCCAACGATGTTTTCAGAAAACAAGGAGATGGGGTTCCTGATGTTATAAAAGAAGCTGGTTTTAGGTTTGGAAAACCTCTATTAAACTATGGTTTAACGACTAGTGTTTATACTTTAGGGCTTATTACAAAAAATAAAAAAATCAGACGAACTGGTGTTCTTCTTATTGCCTCTGCAACTGCAGGAGGACTTCTTCAAACATTAGGTAAAACTGCTGTGGGTCGTGCACGACCATTAGAAGGTGAAGGGAGCTTAAGTTTCCGTTTTTGGTCTAATGAAGCTGGATATCACTCCTTCCCTTCTGGGCATGCAATTTTGGCATTTACTACAGCACATGCATTTGCTAAACAATTTGATAACTTATTTGTGAAGGGTGGAATTTATGCTCTAGGCTTGGTCACTCCTATTTCGCGATTGTGGGATGGTGCACATTGGTTGACCGATGTAACACTTGGATTAGTAATGAGTGTATTTATTGTTGACAGTGTTGATAATTATTTGAAGAAGGATAAGCGTTATGCTGTTGGCTCTAAAAAACATAAAATTCGATGGAATTTACGAGTAGGTGTAGGCCAAATAGGCCTTGTTGGTAGGTTTTAACTTATTTTACACAAATTCTTTTTCATAATATGTAACAGCCTCTTGTAATAGTAAGTCCAGATATGTGTTTTCGGTTTCAAGTCGGGTTTTATCTCAATTTAGATATTTAATAAGACCTTTCTGATTCTTTAATCAAATCGATTTCCGTTTATTTTAGATATCTAAGTCCACTATGAATAAGTTAAGTAAATTTATTACTGATACCAAAGGCAAAATCATTTTCTCTACCGGGCACTAGAGGCAACATCTAATACAGTTCTTACTCCTGTAACTTCTCCTCCGATCACAACAAGATCATACATTCGTTTTTTGCATTTTGCGACTGCATAGCACCATCTAAAACCGAAAATCTAATCGAATCTTCTTCTTTTGCGATACCCTTATCTTTGTTTACTATAATGGTTTAGATGTTTTCCTCTGCTCATATTTTAATGAGTAGAGTCTCTTAAAATTAAAGATGTTTTAACGATTTCGGTATTGGTTTTGTGGTTTTCAACAAAATCATCCAGTTGGTTTACTAAAATCTGAGCAGCTTTTACTCCTAAGTCCTCGGCATGTTGAGAAACGGTTGTAAGTTTTGGGTACGAATACTTAGACAACAAACCATCGGTAAATCCAATAACGGAAATATCCTCAGGAATTTTGTATCCTAACTTATGTGACATATTTATAGTGATAGCAGCAGCCGTCTCATCTAGTCCAAGAACCGCATCAATATCATTGTTCTTAAGAAATTTCTCTATTTCTTGCTCATTGTTATTAGAGTCTTTTACCACCAATTCTATTAAGGATAGCTGATCATTAACACCTATAGCTTCTCTTGCTCCTTCTAAACGCAAATTGGCTACACTTAGACCGCCAATTGTTGTAATTACCGCTATC is a window encoding:
- a CDS encoding AraC family transcriptional regulator, with product MNLPILDITQFHDTGSVENFYANDFATHLLNNRDIISHPHKHNFYLSVLFIEGTGVHEIDFESYPIKPGSVFLLRPGQTHFWKFNTKGKGYIIFHSKEFYETRGQNKNLSIFPFFFSNQNSPCIYLDKKTQTLIEPLFISILNESRSNALLKKQKLVNLIDLIYIELSRLVLKDNFEDLVNSKNLTMKLHKFEQLIEEKYKREKSAIAYAESMNISVKHLNRICKETIGKTTTDLILERVILEAKRQILYSENNLTEIAWDLGYDDYSHFSKLFKQKSGISPSQFQKMYLKKT
- a CDS encoding phosphatase PAP2 family protein, with translation MKYTKLLLICILLTSTFSIYAQDSNDMQDSQNVGDTLDTKSEMTTWQMIKHDGMSVYGGVKHVYTGPLRWKGKDWLTFGGVIAGNAILLAVDEPANDVFRKQGDGVPDVIKEAGFRFGKPLLNYGLTTSVYTLGLITKNKKIRRTGVLLIASATAGGLLQTLGKTAVGRARPLEGEGSLSFRFWSNEAGYHSFPSGHAILAFTTAHAFAKQFDNLFVKGGIYALGLVTPISRLWDGAHWLTDVTLGLVMSVFIVDSVDNYLKKDKRYAVGSKKHKIRWNLRVGVGQIGLVGRF
- a CDS encoding DUF983 domain-containing protein, with translation MKTVINILKGKCSKCEEGDVFIKKRGLFTLRLPKMNEKCPCCNHKFLIEPGYFYGAMYVSYGLTVAEGIVIYLLSSFFVTRPVHFFIILSVSAVLLSTTNYKYARIFWIYLFTRKAQNKSELTNSFIKEGTKETELP